The following coding sequences lie in one Rutidosis leptorrhynchoides isolate AG116_Rl617_1_P2 chromosome 6, CSIRO_AGI_Rlap_v1, whole genome shotgun sequence genomic window:
- the LOC139852546 gene encoding thioredoxin H-type-like, with product MGICFSSSQNDGDDSDHNAEFAGGNVTLVTTKDAWDQKLSEAKREHKIVIANFSASWCGPCRMIAPYYIELSEKHPSLMFLSVDVDELTDFSTQWDIKATPTFFFLRNGEQFDKLVGANKPELLKKINAIVDSESRRHM from the exons ATGGGAATTTGCTTCTCTTCG AGCCAGAACGACGGAGATGACTCGGACCATAATGCTGAGTTCGCTGGCGGTAATGTGACTCTCGTCACTACCAAGGATGCTTGGGATCAAAAACTGTCAGAAGCAAAAAGGGAACACAAAATA GTGATTGCCAACTTCAGTGCATCCTGGTGTGGACCTTGTAGAATGATTGCACCGTACTACATTGAGCTATCCGAGAAACACCCTTCTCTTATGTTTCTATCCGTTGATGTTGATGAATTAACT GACTTTAGTACACAATGGGATATAAAAGCTACTCCAACGTTCTTCTTCCTAAGAAACGGAGAGCAATTCGATAAGCTTGTTGGTGCCAACAAACCCGAGCTCCTGAAAAAGATAAACGCTATTGTGGATTCAGAATCTCGTCGCCATATGTAA
- the LOC139852791 gene encoding protein RETICULATA-RELATED 3, chloroplastic-like, with product MASVAQIHCSHIIGNRRPSARPASHISSLNLPNLADKNQLFKPTLNITFSALKSKPDKPSLLAELHPVPCVGGGSGGVGGVGHGSGGGGGGGGGSGSSSGGFDSFGPFGAFLSGWRSRVAADPQFPFKVLMEEVVGVSSAVIGDMASRPNFGLNELDFVFSTLVVGSILNFTLMYLLAPTMASTSAGLPSIFANCPTSHMFEPGSFTLVNRLGTLVYKGTLFAAVGFGAGLVGTALSNGLIKMRKKMDPNFESPNKPPPTLLNAVTWAIHMGVSSNLRYQTLNGIEFLLAKALPPVLFKSSVVGLRMANNVLGGMTFVMLARVTGSQSSGADTKTDKVESLLEEEDRVQVK from the coding sequence ATGGCTTCTGTAGCTCAGATTCATTGTTCACATATCATCGGTAACCGTCGTCCTAGTGCTCGTCCTGCGTCACACATTTCTAGCCTCAATTTACCTAACTTAGCAGATAAAAATCAGCTTTTTAAACCAACCTTAAACATTACATTTTCGGCTCTAAAGTCAAAGCCTGATAAACCTAGTTTACTAGCCGAATTGCATCCAGTCCCGTGTGTCGGTGGTGGTAGTGGCGGTGTTGGTGGCGTTGGCCATGGAAGTGGTGgcggtggaggtggtggtggtggtagtggtagtAGCAGTGGAGGATTTGATAGTTTCGGACCGTTTGGTGCGTTTCTTAGTGGTTGGAGATCGAGGGTTGCTGCTGATCCTCAGTTTCCGTTTAAGGTCTTGATGGAAGAAGTGGTTGGTGTAAGTTCAGCCGTGATTGGTGACATGGCATCTCGTCCTAATTTCGGGCTTAACGAGCTTGATTTCGTGTTTTCAACACTTGTTGTAGGATCAATTTTGAATTTCACTCTTATGTATCTATTGGCACCCACTATGGCTTCTACATCAGCAGGCCTTCCTTCAATTTTCGCCAATTGTCCAACTAGCCACATGTTTGAGCCCGGTTCCTTTACTCTCGTGAACCGTTTGGGTACGCTCGTTTACAAAGGAACCTTATTTGCAGCCGTTGGTTTTGGCGCTGGCCTAGTGGGAACTGCGTTATCGAACGGGTTGATTAAGATGAGGAAAAAGATGGATCCTAACTTTGAGTCACCGAACAAACCGCCACCTACGTTGTTGAATGCCGTCACTTGGGCTATTCATATGGGCGTGAGTAGTAATTTAAGGTACCAAACTTTGAACGGGATTGAATTCTTGCTGGCAAAAGCGTTACCGCCTGTTTTGTTTAAGTCCTCTGTTGTTGGATTAAGAATGGCGAATAATGTTCTTGGTGGGATGACGTTTGTGATGTTAGCAAGAGTGACTGGATCGCAAAGTTCTGGTGCAGATACGAAGACGGATAAGGTGGAGAGTCTTCTTGAGGAAGAGGATCGGGTTCAGGTTAAGTGA